GCATAACCTCATACATGGAGACATGCAATATATGCTCACTTGCAAGGAATAATGCACCCAAGCTCATTGGCAACACATACACTTATTATCCTGAGTTTCAGAAACTAATGAAGTATGAAACATTCTTTATTCATGATTCGCTATACCATCAGTGATAATTCTAATTAGAGTCGGTTGCTTTTTATTGGATTTTCACTTCTGTGCAGGTTGATGTTGAAACAGAAGCTGGGAAGCATAATTTCAGCCCACCCTCAACTGAAACTACTACTTCTTTTGAGGACGATAGCACTCGGTGTGAGTTGAGCATTTTGGAGGCAAGCTTTCAAGTTGCAGAACCACATTCTTGCTTCGTGCAGCCTGTTGAGAATCCTGAGATGACTTCATTAACCTATAACTCCCATCAGAGTCCAGAGGAGACTCATGGGGAGTTTCTTGAaatcaaagatttcaatgaaccaGAATCTGTCATATGGAGTGGGAACAATTCAAGTAACGGAGACCAGACTGATGGACCTGATGGATTTTATGATTCTTACGATTATTTCGACGACCCTTTGTCTTTCTATAATCATTTTGAGCCTCTGGGCTTTCCAGCACAGAACTCATATCTTGATAGCTTTGGTGATGATGGGGTGCTAAATGAGTCCTATCATGTCTTGACTAATCTTTGGGAACATAATCTGGTCTCTGGTTTCTCAAATGCAGATACAAATCGGATCTTCATGGCATCACCAGCGTCAGGTGCTTAATCATTTTTCATTTGCATGATCCAGCATACCTATACAAGGCAATAGGTCATACAGCTTTTACCTGTGCTATTTCTCATTTGCTGCTGCTACTCAATACATAGGTGTCCCATATGCTTCTGCATCATCCAATATCGAGAAGCCTGAAGAGCAAGGCACTCATGTTAGAGGCACCTCAGAATCATGGCTC
The window above is part of the Musa acuminata AAA Group cultivar baxijiao chromosome BXJ2-6, Cavendish_Baxijiao_AAA, whole genome shotgun sequence genome. Proteins encoded here:
- the LOC135615221 gene encoding NAC domain-containing protein 17-like; this encodes MKSGPGPKNGEQYGAPFREEEWVDEAADESFKSQDNIELSRNQENIEAPITKPLHHLTSSGVMHDAGNTLPINELEDLLLKLPEEQDMVGQFSEHSAYISEVDVETEAGKHNFSPPSTETTTSFEDDSTRCELSILEASFQVAEPHSCFVQPVENPEMTSLTYNSHQSPEETHGEFLEIKDFNEPESVIWSGNNSSNGDQTDGPDGFYDSYDYFDDPLSFYNHFEPLGFPAQNSYLDSFGDDGVLNESYHVLTNLWEHNLVSGFSNADTNRIFMASPASGVPYASASSNIEKPEEQGTHVRGTSESWLSSALSNLLDSVPSSPALASENTFINRALERVSSFRSGQVGVHGPNTTTGEHAATSIRRGDHRNEGVLFISLLVGLGAVFWVLTVGATITVFKGFLARFNSP